One Phaseolus vulgaris cultivar G19833 chromosome 11, P. vulgaris v2.0, whole genome shotgun sequence genomic window carries:
- the LOC137825381 gene encoding basic leucine zipper 34-like, translating into MAQLPPKIPNMTPNWSDFSSPHQKMPSLKTMAPNMSNQNPSWVDEFLDFSTARRGAHRRSVSDSIAFLEAPMLDHHCKSRGSEGGDNENEFERFDDEQFMSMFSDEASGNNNNNNNNNTMMALSSSNPSTPSDHNSINDEKEIYTEKEEEQEQKQVKNESDEDESQCKQEITQTPDDSNNSNANATTFSSEKITDPKRVKRILANRQSAQRSRVRKLQYISELERSVTSLQAEVSVLSQRVSFLDHQRLLLNVDNSGLKQRIAALAQDKIFKDAHQEALKREIEKLRQVYHQQNKKKMDNAAGSPSQSPFPSPKPRCDTDTENEQRINV; encoded by the exons ATGGCTCAATTGCCACCAAAAATTCCAAACATGACACCCAATTGGTCAGACTTTTCTTCTCCTCACCAAAAGATGCCTTCCCTCAAAACCATGGCACCAAACATGTCAAACCAAAACCCTTCATGGGTGGATGAGTTTCTAGACTTCTCAACAGCTAGACGCGGTGCTCACCGGCGCTCGGTGAGTGACTCCATCGCCTTCCTTGAGGCACCAATGCTGGATCATCACTGTAAAAGTCGTGGCAGTGAAGGTGGTGACAACGAGAACGAGTTCGAGAGGTTTGATGATGAACAATTCATGTCCATGTTTAGTGATGAGGCCTCAGGgaataataacaacaacaataataataacaccATGATGGCACTTTCCTCCTCCAACCCTTCTACACCCTCTGATCACAACAGCATCAACGATGAGAAGGAGATTTATACGGAAAAGGAGGAGGAGCAAGAGCAGAAGCAAGTGAAGAATGAGTCAGACGAGGATGAAAGCCAATGCAAGCAAGAAATCACACAAACCCCCGATGATAGTAATAATAGTAACGCAAATGCAACAACTTTTTCCAGTGAGAAAATCACAGACCCCAAGAGGGTCAAAAG AATCTTGGCAAATAGACAATCGGCACAAAGATCAAGAGTGAGGAAGCTGCAATACATATCTGAGCTTGAACGAAGTGTGACTTCATTACAG GCCGAAGTTTCTGTATTGTCTCAACGAGTTTCATTTTTGGATCATCAACGTTTGCTTCTAAATGTTGACAACAGTGGTTTGAAGCAAAGAATCGCTGCGCTGGCCCAAGACAAGATCTTCAAAGATG CACATCAAGAAGCACTGAAGAGGGAGATAGAGAAACTGAGGCAAGTGTATCACCAACAAAACAAAAAGAAGATGGACAATGCTGCAGGGTCACCATCCCAATCCCCATTTCCATCTCCAAAACCACGATGTGATACAGACACTGAGAATGAACAGCGTATCAATGTTTGA